In the Bacilli bacterium PM5-9 genome, one interval contains:
- a CDS encoding anaerobic magnesium-protoporphyrin IX monomethyl ester cyclase (product_source=KO:K04034; cath_funfam=3.40.50.280,3.80.30.20; cog=COG1032; ko=KO:K04034; pfam=PF02310,PF04055,PF13311; smart=SM00729; superfamily=102114,52242), protein MKIVLTTLNSKYIHPSPALRIISNDLKNSNINHDLIEYTIKEDIDLIIEKLKDFDVVAFSCYIYNIEKTKDIIKKLKEIKPNIIIILGGPEVSFSKKSDLIDIDFDYIVCGEGEKVFVELIKGLIENNEISNEYIIIKKDNDIILNKGINYVDIDYAMPLTNDLKGLDFQNQIIYFETSRGCPYQCTYCQASLDNNVRNFPLEYIFKKIDEIFFNKVKIVKLLDRTFNFDTKRTNEILNYIIENDNKYTTFQFEITGELLDISSIDLINKKARSNQFRFEIGIQSTNIQANKAVLRYQDFAKLEKVIKKLQENNKIVLHLDLIAGLPNEDLASFKKTFNQVFALNAQELQLGFLKILKGTNLNNDIDKYGYVFDEKAPYQIIESDFLTKSDISEIEKVEHALEHLYNHKKAKELVVHLLKKYEIDAFSLFNEIGNKLNNLNQQIFDIYQVIINSSLLKDDEDWVVLYKNYYDYHKQRPKSLSIVTNKKMILHKLIEKEQLTQNEVFASSSIELINKDKYFVYLINKRKYYLI, encoded by the coding sequence ATGAAAATAGTTCTGACAACTTTGAATTCTAAGTATATTCATCCAAGTCCTGCTTTAAGAATTATTAGTAATGATTTAAAAAATTCTAACATTAATCATGATTTAATTGAATATACTATTAAAGAAGATATTGATTTAATTATAGAAAAATTAAAAGATTTTGATGTTGTAGCATTTTCTTGTTATATCTATAATATTGAAAAAACAAAAGATATTATTAAAAAACTTAAAGAAATAAAACCAAATATTATTATAATTCTAGGTGGACCAGAAGTTAGTTTTTCAAAGAAATCAGATCTAATAGACATTGATTTTGACTACATTGTGTGTGGTGAAGGTGAAAAAGTATTTGTTGAATTAATTAAAGGACTTATTGAAAATAATGAAATTAGTAATGAGTATATTATTATAAAAAAAGATAACGATATTATTTTAAATAAAGGTATTAATTATGTGGATATTGACTATGCAATGCCTTTAACAAATGATTTAAAAGGACTAGATTTTCAAAATCAAATCATTTATTTTGAAACATCAAGAGGCTGCCCTTATCAATGTACATATTGTCAAGCATCATTAGATAATAACGTTAGAAACTTTCCATTGGAATATATTTTTAAAAAAATAGATGAAATTTTCTTCAATAAGGTTAAAATAGTGAAATTATTAGATAGAACATTTAATTTTGATACAAAAAGAACTAATGAAATTTTAAATTATATCATTGAAAATGATAATAAATATACAACTTTTCAATTTGAAATAACAGGAGAATTGTTAGATATTTCATCAATTGATTTGATAAATAAAAAAGCTAGATCAAATCAATTCAGATTTGAAATTGGAATTCAATCAACCAATATTCAAGCAAATAAAGCAGTTTTAAGATACCAAGACTTTGCTAAATTAGAAAAAGTAATAAAAAAGCTTCAAGAAAATAATAAAATAGTCTTGCACCTAGATTTAATTGCTGGATTACCAAATGAAGATTTAGCAAGTTTTAAAAAGACATTTAATCAAGTTTTTGCCTTAAATGCTCAAGAATTACAATTAGGATTTTTAAAGATCTTAAAAGGCACAAATTTAAATAATGATATAGATAAATATGGATATGTTTTTGATGAAAAAGCACCATATCAAATAATAGAAAGTGATTTTTTAACAAAATCAGATATAAGCGAAATTGAAAAAGTAGAGCATGCATTAGAACACTTATACAACCACAAAAAAGCAAAGGAATTAGTTGTTCATTTACTAAAAAAATATGAAATAGATGCTTTTAGTTTATTTAATGAAATAGGAAATAAATTAAATAACTTAAATCAGCAAATATTTGATATTTATCAAGTAATTATTAATTCTTCATTATTAAAGGATGATGAGGATTGGGTGGTTTTATATAAAAATTATTATGATTATCATAAACAAAGACCAAAAAGTTTATCAATAGTTACTAATAAGAAGATGATTTTACATAAGTTAATTGAAAAAGAACAACTTACTCAAAATGAAGTTTTTGCATCTTCAAGCATAGAATTAATAAATAAAGATAAATATTTTGTTTATTTAATAAATAAACGTAAATATTATCTTATCTAA
- a CDS encoding ATP-dependent RNA helicase DeaD (product_source=KO:K05592; cath_funfam=3.30.70.330,3.40.50.300; cog=COG0513; ko=KO:K05592; pfam=PF00270,PF00271,PF03880; smart=SM00487; superfamily=48019,52540) codes for MKFNELVKDERVLKAVEKMGFSEATEIQAKVIPFIYDKQDVIGHAKTGTGKTAAFTIPILEALNYKNKNIQCLVLVPTRELAKQVNDEINKLGKYFDKLKTCVVYGGQSYQKQKQDLRKNPNIVVATPGRLIDLLERRYLSLDDVNYLILDEADEMLSIGFAKELEKIESYINKERQTLLFSATFNSSVNKLSKKYMNNPQTVSVVSSDKVATTITQKYMCVSNNEKRKALLGLLMMHREDMIMIFANTKKEVDSIVESLQEKNVIAEAIHGDLTQKMRENVLAKFKKGTTKVLVCSDVAARGLDIKGVDVIINMDLPFEDEYYVHRVGRTGRANNTGIAYTIISRNKEKKIKSLEKSLKTTITKMDMINNKDLLSMENKLVVDQIEAAILSGKEDHLDKINPLLKKGYDLDSIFHGLLSMVFNEEVAPSSEEVRLFINVGKKDNVTKKDISRLFNLDQDKLYDIDIKKTFSFCTVNVENINKLIKKVSKQKFKKHNINVEIANN; via the coding sequence ATGAAATTTAATGAATTAGTAAAAGATGAAAGAGTATTAAAAGCAGTAGAGAAAATGGGATTTAGTGAAGCTACAGAAATACAAGCAAAAGTTATTCCTTTTATCTATGATAAACAAGATGTAATAGGTCATGCAAAAACAGGAACAGGTAAAACTGCAGCATTTACAATACCAATTTTAGAAGCTTTAAATTACAAGAACAAAAATATTCAGTGTTTAGTATTAGTACCAACACGAGAATTAGCAAAACAAGTTAATGATGAAATTAATAAATTAGGAAAATATTTTGATAAATTAAAAACATGTGTAGTCTATGGAGGACAATCATATCAAAAACAAAAACAAGATTTAAGAAAAAATCCTAATATCGTAGTAGCAACTCCAGGAAGATTAATTGACTTACTAGAAAGAAGATATTTATCATTAGATGATGTAAATTACTTAATTTTAGATGAAGCAGATGAAATGTTATCAATTGGATTTGCCAAGGAATTAGAAAAAATAGAGTCATATATTAATAAAGAAAGACAAACATTATTATTTAGTGCAACATTTAATAGTAGTGTTAATAAATTAAGTAAAAAGTATATGAATAATCCACAAACAGTATCAGTAGTAAGTAGTGATAAAGTTGCTACAACAATCACACAAAAATATATGTGTGTTAGTAATAATGAAAAAAGAAAAGCACTATTAGGTTTATTAATGATGCATCGTGAAGATATGATTATGATTTTTGCTAATACAAAAAAAGAAGTAGATTCAATTGTTGAATCACTTCAAGAAAAAAATGTAATTGCTGAAGCAATTCATGGCGATTTAACACAAAAAATGAGAGAAAATGTATTAGCTAAATTTAAAAAAGGAACAACTAAAGTTTTAGTATGTTCTGATGTTGCAGCACGTGGTTTAGATATTAAAGGTGTCGATGTTATTATTAATATGGATTTACCATTTGAAGATGAATATTATGTTCATAGAGTAGGAAGAACAGGACGTGCTAATAATACAGGAATAGCTTATACAATTATTTCAAGAAATAAAGAAAAGAAAATTAAGTCATTAGAAAAATCACTTAAAACAACAATCACAAAAATGGATATGATAAATAATAAAGATTTATTATCAATGGAAAATAAGTTAGTTGTTGATCAAATAGAAGCAGCAATTTTATCAGGAAAAGAAGATCATTTAGATAAAATTAATCCATTATTGAAAAAAGGATATGATTTAGATAGTATTTTCCATGGTTTATTATCAATGGTCTTTAATGAAGAAGTTGCACCAAGTAGTGAAGAAGTTAGATTATTTATAAATGTTGGTAAAAAAGATAATGTTACTAAAAAAGATATTAGTCGATTATTTAACCTAGATCAAGATAAGTTATATGATATTGATATTAAAAAAACATTTTCATTTTGTACAGTAAATGTTGAGAATATAAATAAATTAATAAAGAAAGTTTCTAAACAAAAATTTAAGAAACATAATATAAATGTTGAGATTGCTAATAATTAA
- a CDS encoding ATP-dependent RNA helicase CshB (product_source=KO:K18692; cath_funfam=3.40.50.300; cog=COG0513; ko=KO:K18692; pfam=PF00270,PF00271; smart=SM00487,SM00490; superfamily=52540), whose product MERDFLDYNFNSEINSVLKKLNFVNPTPIQQQIIPLLRKKQNVVGVSQTGSGKTHAFLLPIIENINNSIKKPQAIIMTPTRELASQIYQNIQDFAKTNNDLKVKLLVGGSNLDEDNLIDAQIVVGTPGRLLDAINNRHVLKLDNIMYMVVDEADMIFDSNFIEEVDKVMAFLDTNVCFSIFSATITKQMHPFLKKYFEGIKIVEINEKANNKIEHIIVPSKGKDKYETLLKLVNTIDPYLCLIFASKKTDVIELANKLASDGIKCIQLHGDLSSRERMKTLKRINNLEFNFVVASDIAARGIDIDGVSHVISYDMPKELEYYIHRVGRTGRHKYTGISYFIYDNNDEKAINRLEEKGLTFNFYDFTNGVLEPAGLRTRTQKVLKSDNYDSKIVNKVVKKKKEKVKPGYKKKRKLALEKQRKNAKQQEIKERIKKQRKQRKKSNENSSDNFEF is encoded by the coding sequence ATGGAAAGAGATTTCTTAGATTATAATTTTAATAGTGAAATAAATAGTGTTTTAAAAAAGTTAAATTTTGTTAATCCAACACCAATTCAACAGCAAATAATACCTCTACTTAGAAAAAAACAAAATGTTGTTGGGGTATCACAAACTGGAAGTGGTAAGACCCACGCTTTTTTATTGCCAATTATTGAAAATATAAATAATTCAATAAAAAAACCACAAGCAATTATTATGACACCTACTCGTGAATTAGCAAGCCAAATCTATCAAAACATTCAAGATTTTGCCAAAACAAATAATGATTTAAAAGTTAAGTTATTAGTTGGCGGTTCTAATTTAGATGAAGATAATTTAATTGATGCTCAGATTGTTGTTGGAACTCCAGGAAGGTTATTAGATGCAATAAATAATCGTCATGTTTTAAAATTAGATAATATTATGTATATGGTTGTTGATGAAGCAGATATGATTTTTGATTCTAATTTTATTGAAGAAGTTGATAAAGTTATGGCATTTTTAGATACAAATGTTTGTTTTTCGATTTTCTCAGCAACTATTACTAAACAAATGCATCCCTTCTTAAAAAAGTATTTTGAAGGAATTAAAATAGTTGAAATAAATGAAAAAGCAAATAATAAAATAGAACATATAATTGTACCAAGCAAAGGAAAAGATAAGTATGAAACATTATTAAAATTAGTTAATACAATTGATCCATATTTATGTTTGATCTTTGCTAGTAAAAAAACTGATGTTATTGAACTAGCTAATAAACTAGCAAGTGATGGTATTAAATGTATCCAATTACATGGTGATTTATCTTCACGTGAGAGAATGAAAACATTAAAAAGAATTAATAATTTAGAGTTTAACTTTGTTGTTGCAAGTGATATTGCAGCTCGTGGTATTGATATTGATGGAGTATCGCATGTTATTTCATATGATATGCCAAAAGAGTTAGAATATTATATTCATCGTGTTGGTCGAACAGGGCGACATAAGTATACTGGTATTAGTTATTTCATTTATGATAACAATGATGAAAAAGCTATTAATAGACTTGAGGAAAAAGGTTTAACATTTAATTTTTATGATTTTACAAATGGAGTACTAGAACCTGCTGGATTAAGAACAAGAACTCAAAAAGTTTTAAAAAGTGATAATTATGATAGTAAGATAGTTAATAAAGTTGTAAAGAAGAAAAAAGAAAAGGTAAAACCGGGTTATAAAAAGAAAAGAAAATTAGCATTAGAAAAACAAAGAAAAAATGCAAAACAACAAGAGATTAAGGAAAGAATTAAAAAACAAAGAAAACAAAGGAAGAAAAGTAATGAAAATAGTTCTGACAACTTTGAATTCTAA
- a CDS encoding glutamate racemase (product_source=KO:K01776; cath_funfam=3.40.50.1860; cog=COG0796; ko=KO:K01776; pfam=PF01177; superfamily=53681; tigrfam=TIGR00067) yields the protein MKKFIGVIDSGVGGLDILKYLSANIKDENFYFIADNKNVPYGMKSKEQLEEYGTNLAQYLEKKGAKMIIIACNTLSLNAIDKMREEVNIPIYGIARPTIKGFLNYDLKSVLVLATNATIKSNRYADFLNELDPSVKVFQQQAPKLVEYIEGNRLDLIDDAIKEYVDPYIDQIDAIILGCTHYPIVLDNFKKNYPELLLIDSRKQMVQLVNEKLDFHNIRDIENNSREIIVQATKSIDDLKKASEHFFDFDKVTFCEGGIE from the coding sequence ATGAAAAAATTTATTGGAGTAATTGATTCTGGTGTTGGTGGATTAGATATTTTAAAATATTTAAGTGCAAACATTAAAGATGAAAACTTTTATTTTATTGCTGATAACAAAAATGTTCCTTATGGAATGAAGAGTAAAGAACAACTTGAAGAGTATGGTACTAATTTAGCACAATATTTAGAAAAAAAGGGTGCTAAAATGATTATTATTGCTTGTAATACTTTAAGTTTAAATGCTATTGATAAAATGAGAGAAGAAGTAAATATTCCAATTTATGGTATTGCTCGACCAACAATTAAAGGATTTTTAAACTATGATTTAAAAAGTGTACTTGTTTTAGCAACAAACGCAACAATTAAGTCAAATAGATATGCAGACTTTTTAAATGAACTTGATCCAAGTGTTAAAGTATTTCAACAACAAGCACCTAAGTTGGTTGAATATATTGAAGGAAATAGATTAGATTTAATTGATGATGCGATAAAAGAATATGTTGATCCATATATTGATCAAATAGATGCAATAATATTAGGATGTACTCATTATCCAATTGTTTTGGATAATTTCAAAAAAAACTATCCAGAATTATTATTGATTGATTCAAGAAAACAAATGGTTCAATTAGTTAATGAAAAATTAGATTTTCATAATATAAGAGATATAGAAAATAATTCAAGAGAAATAATTGTTCAAGCAACTAAATCAATTGATGATTTAAAAAAAGCAAGTGAGCATTTCTTTGATTTTGATAAAGTAACATTTTGTGAAGGAGGTATAGAATAA